A portion of the Lacibacter sp. H375 genome contains these proteins:
- a CDS encoding ABC transporter permease, with product MFRNYIKIAWRSLMKNKVFSFINIFGLSVGLTCCMLIALYIFHETGYDSYHKNGERVYRLGTVFIDQGVEDMGTTTAAPVGRMLQQAYPEIEASARVLHLFRDDKTLLQVKEQSGAVNSIYETKGLLADSNIFKVLSYPFTEGNPATALQEPNTVVLHSSIAEKLFGNEPALNKIIRISSSTNGDTSFRVTGVFADASGPTHLEARFFLSFKGGNMNGFANDNPGIVNNNMFNTYVLLKQGTDIAKLQAKFPAFIQQHLGDRLKQMGKQRRYYLTPVSDIYLSGVDSSVSKGGSKTSLFILGSIAVLTLLIACINFMNLSTANSAKRAAEVGVRKVLGAEKQSLLRQFLGESLVMAMIGLFFALGFTLLLLPLFENVSGKVFILNLQQKLLLGGLFIVLTIITGLVAGSYPAFYLSAFKPIQVLKGKLSNSLSAVSLRKGLVVFQFIISIVLIVASVVIANQMTFLQEKDLGFQKDQQIVIPLRTSNAKNNFQTFKNEIANSTSINSIGTSMAYPGIFNPQDWLMYRQGQNMNNSKQVFINMVDNSFLQTLGVKLLAGRLFSAQFSADTLTSFVINEQAVKEFGFANAQDAVGKWLGFDMDGEQYRFNIIGVVKDFHFKALQETIEPFAFRFYNDPSAGFNYVIAQTKATGLKAALTTLESTWNKMNPNEPFEYSFLDQDFQKNYEAEQRQATLINYFTLVAIIISCLGLFGLATFTAEQRTKEVGIRKVLGASVYGVVALLSKDFLKLVTVAVLIASPLAWFVMNKWLQNFAYQTSITWQVFVLTTLVSIAIAFITISFQAVKAALANPVKSLRTE from the coding sequence ATGTTCAGAAATTATATAAAAATTGCATGGCGTTCTTTGATGAAGAACAAAGTGTTTTCATTCATCAATATTTTTGGTTTGTCTGTTGGGCTTACCTGTTGTATGCTCATTGCCCTTTATATTTTTCATGAAACAGGTTATGACAGTTATCATAAAAATGGGGAGCGTGTTTATCGCTTAGGTACAGTTTTCATTGACCAAGGAGTAGAAGACATGGGAACAACTACAGCTGCACCTGTTGGAAGAATGCTGCAACAGGCATATCCTGAAATTGAAGCATCTGCACGTGTTCTTCATTTATTCCGTGATGATAAAACATTACTGCAGGTAAAAGAACAGAGCGGTGCAGTTAATTCCATTTATGAAACAAAGGGGTTATTGGCCGATTCAAATATTTTTAAGGTTTTAAGCTATCCATTTACAGAAGGTAATCCTGCAACTGCTTTGCAAGAACCAAATACTGTTGTACTGCATTCATCCATTGCTGAAAAACTTTTTGGAAACGAACCGGCACTCAATAAAATTATCCGCATCAGCAGCAGTACAAATGGTGACACTAGTTTCAGAGTTACAGGTGTGTTTGCAGATGCGTCCGGTCCAACACACCTTGAAGCAAGATTTTTCCTTTCGTTCAAAGGTGGTAATATGAACGGATTTGCTAATGATAACCCAGGCATAGTAAACAATAACATGTTTAACACATATGTATTGTTGAAGCAGGGAACAGATATTGCTAAACTGCAGGCAAAATTTCCGGCCTTTATCCAGCAACATCTTGGCGATCGTTTGAAGCAAATGGGAAAGCAACGTCGTTATTACCTCACACCTGTTTCAGATATTTATTTATCAGGCGTTGACAGCAGTGTGAGTAAAGGTGGCAGTAAAACATCGCTGTTCATTCTCGGTTCAATTGCTGTTCTTACTTTACTCATTGCCTGTATCAACTTCATGAATCTTTCAACTGCAAACTCTGCAAAGCGTGCCGCAGAAGTTGGCGTACGCAAAGTATTAGGCGCGGAAAAGCAATCGCTGTTAAGACAGTTCCTTGGTGAATCTCTGGTAATGGCAATGATAGGTTTATTCTTTGCACTTGGGTTTACGTTGTTGTTACTGCCTTTGTTCGAGAATGTATCCGGTAAAGTTTTTATACTCAACTTGCAACAAAAATTATTGCTGGGTGGATTGTTTATTGTATTAACGATCATTACCGGTTTGGTAGCCGGCAGCTATCCTGCATTTTATCTTTCTGCATTTAAGCCAATACAGGTGTTGAAAGGAAAATTGTCCAATTCACTTTCTGCTGTTTCATTAAGGAAAGGTTTAGTGGTGTTTCAGTTCATTATTTCTATTGTGTTGATCGTAGCATCTGTGGTTATTGCCAACCAAATGACTTTCCTGCAGGAGAAAGATCTCGGCTTTCAGAAAGATCAACAGATCGTTATCCCGTTGCGGACATCCAACGCAAAAAATAATTTCCAGACGTTTAAAAATGAGATAGCCAACAGCACCAGTATTAATTCTATTGGCACATCCATGGCTTATCCCGGCATTTTTAATCCGCAGGATTGGTTGATGTATCGGCAAGGCCAAAATATGAACAACTCCAAACAAGTGTTCATTAACATGGTTGATAATAGCTTCCTTCAAACGCTTGGTGTAAAACTATTGGCCGGTCGTTTATTCTCAGCTCAATTTTCGGCTGACACACTTACAAGTTTTGTGATCAATGAACAGGCAGTTAAGGAATTTGGATTTGCCAATGCGCAGGATGCAGTAGGGAAGTGGCTTGGTTTTGATATGGATGGTGAACAATACCGTTTCAATATTATTGGTGTTGTAAAAGATTTTCATTTTAAAGCGTTGCAGGAAACGATCGAACCTTTTGCATTTCGTTTTTATAACGATCCGTCAGCGGGCTTTAACTACGTGATCGCACAAACAAAAGCCACCGGGTTAAAAGCTGCGTTAACAACTTTAGAATCTACCTGGAACAAAATGAACCCCAACGAACCGTTTGAATATAGTTTTCTCGACCAGGATTTTCAAAAGAATTATGAAGCTGAGCAACGGCAGGCAACACTCATTAATTATTTCACACTGGTGGCGATCATTATTTCCTGTTTAGGATTATTTGGACTCGCAACATTCACTGCAGAGCAAAGAACAAAAGAAGTAGGTATTCGAAAAGTATTAGGCGCCAGTGTGTATGGAGTTGTTGCATTGCTGTCAAAAGACTTTCTGAAGCTGGTAACCGTTGCTGTCTTAATTGCATCGCCACTTGCATGGTTTGTAATGAACAAGTGGTTGCAGAATTTTGCTTATCAAACTTCCATTACATGGCAGGTGTTTGTATTAACAACGCTTGTTTCAATTGCCATTGCTTTTATTACGATCAGTTTCCAGGCAGTGAAAGCCGCACTTGCTAACCCCGTAAAAAGTTTACGCACCGAATAA
- a CDS encoding ABC transporter permease, translating into MSFRRLFRNKFHTTINLVGLVIGFTIGLVVLLAVYGQFTFDKNHINRDKIYQAYHVFHKASGDEIGNTFGFPAAEKFKAEATAVDKATRFLHGSNAVLYNEKEVDITTMLVDEDFLQMFTFPVVKGNAANPLSNLSNIVITEKTAKIIFGDEDPIGKTIKLPLGDELKEMIVSAVVKDIPKNSSFRFGALARTEVRPDYTVDKTNWNNQHHPVFVQLKETGTVQQAEQQLRTINQKYLTEWSASLKREGAIPDKKGDLFTTHLLSLKDVHFSPRINNIGNSVNKAELVAMLAISLLIILIACFNFVNINLANAFTRSKEIGVRKCLGAAKDSLFLQLWSESFIVCSIAFVFSLVLTNIIIGIIQRQSPSNMPLDELLWNPGYLLMTFGLLLLVSFIAGGYPSWLMAKLKVVETLKGKISLKRKSIARSSLIVMQFVIACIMISSTLIIYSQFKFMQNADLGVNKEYVIVIPFHKPEKGLSNIEKLRSRLSSNPAIISLTGSSVNIGVGKDGITTKMTNRFGYKGGEINTNLAYIDYDYLKTFDIKPIEGKDIDLSYAADSLPHVLLTESVAKQFNEKQIAGQKIVVDSSSPAWNIVGVIPDFHMYSMRETKEPIALVMNKNEQVRYCFIKTNAQNKVAVMEAVKKEMAILEPGREFKGSFMDDNINNWYKQEKMMSIILSIAAAIAITLSCMGLLAMVLLIIQQRIKEIGVRKVLGASVPNISYLISKEFLLLVLIAVLIATPISWLAMNKWLQSFAYRIDINIWMFILVAVIALLFALITICYNTVKAAVANPVKSLRTE; encoded by the coding sequence TTGTCATTTAGACGCCTGTTCAGGAATAAATTTCACACCACTATCAATTTGGTTGGTTTGGTGATTGGTTTTACCATTGGCCTTGTGGTATTACTTGCTGTTTATGGTCAATTCACGTTTGACAAAAATCATATTAACCGGGATAAGATTTACCAGGCATACCATGTATTTCATAAAGCAAGTGGCGATGAAATCGGTAATACTTTTGGATTTCCTGCTGCCGAAAAATTTAAAGCGGAAGCAACCGCTGTCGACAAAGCAACACGATTCTTACATGGAAGTAATGCAGTGCTGTATAATGAAAAGGAAGTTGATATCACAACAATGTTGGTCGATGAGGATTTTCTGCAAATGTTTACATTCCCTGTCGTAAAAGGTAACGCTGCTAATCCGTTAAGCAATCTCTCAAATATTGTGATCACTGAAAAAACAGCAAAGATCATTTTTGGTGACGAAGATCCGATTGGAAAAACGATCAAGTTGCCTCTTGGTGATGAGTTAAAAGAAATGATTGTTTCTGCAGTGGTAAAAGATATTCCAAAAAACTCATCGTTTCGGTTTGGTGCGTTGGCCCGCACTGAAGTTCGGCCTGATTATACCGTAGACAAAACAAACTGGAACAACCAGCATCATCCTGTATTTGTTCAGTTGAAGGAAACAGGCACCGTGCAGCAAGCTGAGCAGCAATTACGCACAATCAATCAAAAATATCTCACAGAGTGGTCGGCAAGTTTAAAACGTGAAGGAGCAATTCCTGATAAGAAGGGAGATTTATTCACCACACATTTGCTGTCGTTGAAAGATGTACATTTTTCACCACGGATTAACAATATTGGAAACTCGGTGAACAAAGCTGAACTCGTTGCCATGCTGGCAATCAGTTTGTTGATCATTTTAATTGCGTGTTTCAATTTTGTAAATATCAACCTGGCGAATGCATTTACAAGGAGCAAAGAAATTGGTGTACGCAAATGCCTGGGTGCAGCAAAAGACAGCTTGTTTCTGCAATTGTGGAGCGAAAGTTTTATTGTATGCAGCATTGCATTTGTATTTTCATTAGTTCTCACAAATATTATTATCGGCATTATACAACGTCAGTCGCCATCGAATATGCCGTTGGATGAATTGTTATGGAACCCGGGCTATTTGTTGATGACGTTTGGCCTGTTGTTACTGGTTTCCTTCATTGCCGGTGGATATCCTTCATGGTTGATGGCAAAGCTGAAAGTGGTGGAAACACTCAAAGGAAAAATATCGCTCAAGCGGAAAAGCATTGCACGCAGTTCGTTAATCGTCATGCAGTTTGTGATAGCCTGTATCATGATCAGCAGTACACTAATTATCTACAGTCAGTTTAAGTTTATGCAAAACGCCGATTTGGGTGTTAACAAAGAATATGTGATCGTAATTCCATTTCATAAACCGGAAAAAGGGTTGAGTAATATTGAGAAGCTGCGTTCACGACTTTCGTCAAATCCTGCTATTATTTCTTTAACGGGCAGCAGTGTAAATATTGGTGTAGGTAAAGACGGTATTACTACAAAAATGACTAACCGTTTTGGTTACAAGGGCGGAGAGATCAATACGAACCTGGCTTATATTGACTATGATTATTTAAAAACGTTTGACATCAAACCAATTGAAGGAAAGGATATCGATCTTTCTTATGCGGCCGATAGCTTACCGCATGTATTGCTCACAGAAAGTGTAGCGAAGCAATTCAACGAAAAGCAAATTGCAGGGCAAAAAATAGTTGTGGACAGTAGTTCCCCCGCATGGAATATTGTGGGCGTGATTCCCGATTTCCACATGTACTCGATGCGTGAAACAAAAGAGCCGATTGCTCTTGTAATGAACAAGAATGAACAAGTGCGTTACTGTTTCATTAAAACCAATGCGCAGAACAAAGTAGCGGTAATGGAAGCGGTAAAAAAAGAAATGGCCATCCTTGAACCGGGACGTGAATTCAAAGGATCGTTCATGGATGATAATATCAACAACTGGTACAAGCAGGAGAAAATGATGTCGATCATACTGAGCATTGCGGCCGCTATTGCTATCACATTATCCTGCATGGGTTTGCTGGCAATGGTATTACTCATTATTCAGCAACGCATAAAGGAAATTGGTGTGCGTAAAGTGTTAGGTGCAAGCGTACCAAACATCTCTTATCTCATTTCAAAAGAGTTTTTATTGTTGGTGCTGATTGCTGTATTGATCGCTACACCAATTTCATGGCTCGCTATGAATAAATGGTTGCAATCATTTGCTTATCGCATCGATATAAATATCTGGATGTTTATACTCGTGGCAGTAATAGCACTATTGTTTGCGCTCATCACTATTTGTTATAACACGGTGAAGGCTGCTGTGGCAAACCCGGTAAAAAGTTTACGAACAGAATAA
- a CDS encoding ABC transporter permease yields the protein MLKNYFKIAFRNLWRNKLYSFINISGLAMGIAAFLLILQYVSFEKSVNGFHKNLSSIYRLLNEDQKGQTWPQVEPGWAQRAKESFPEIKDYCRFEEGAGQGIVRRDIEKAEPFRETEIGYAEGNFFEFFSFKVIEGQAAAFKKSNVVFLSQAAVKKYFAKDDPMGQSLTLYNQFGKATYVVEGVYEIPENSDIRFDMVFSLATLKNPANLNGNDWAELDNLNSQYINTYFRLSEGADHKLLEQKLTTLRTQLKKDKDGLQFRLQSFANVHLPASFSDYYQTSGNLKYVYILGIIALLILAIAWFNYINLSTANSLKRAGEVGVRKVVGASRQSLVMQFLGESLLVNLIGFGLGLLIVQLIQPLFNDIVGKELSLSSLLYTKTWMIGLLLLITGSLLSGAYTAFSLSGFNPIETLKGKFIKTTKGVVLRKSLVVFQFAISIGLLLVTAFIYQQLNYMQNKNLGVNTEQLLVIRGPQVGRDSTYKDRRNAFVNMIAQQSFVKDYALSGSVPGNGFNFATSGFTQPGSRKGDEFKSFSFTLIDDRYLNTYQIGLAGGRTFTQAETMVEWNDNDKVLMNEKAIEELGFKSVEDALNTKIQWDERKLQIVGVVKNYHHTGLQRAIEPIIFYPQSNSAYFTVRLSSDKIQDNVARLEKLFKSYFINNPFEYFFADDNFNKQYITEQQYSRLFTTASVWAIIIACLGLFGLATYTVESRTKEIGVRKVLGASVLTIAQLLSKDFLRLVLLAFVIATPVAWFAMNKWLQDFAYRINLSWWVFVVAGIAALGIAVITISFQAIKAAVANPVKSLRTE from the coding sequence ATGCTCAAAAACTATTTCAAGATCGCTTTCAGAAATTTATGGCGCAACAAGCTGTATAGCTTCATTAATATTTCTGGCTTGGCAATGGGTATTGCAGCATTCCTGTTGATACTGCAATATGTAAGTTTTGAGAAGAGCGTAAATGGGTTTCATAAAAACCTGTCATCGATTTATCGATTGTTGAATGAAGATCAAAAAGGACAAACATGGCCCCAGGTTGAGCCGGGTTGGGCACAACGGGCAAAAGAAAGTTTTCCCGAAATAAAAGACTATTGCAGATTTGAAGAAGGTGCCGGACAAGGAATTGTTCGTCGTGATATAGAGAAAGCGGAACCATTCAGAGAAACAGAGATTGGTTATGCAGAAGGGAATTTCTTTGAGTTCTTTAGTTTTAAAGTAATTGAAGGACAGGCAGCAGCATTTAAAAAATCAAATGTTGTGTTTCTTTCACAAGCCGCCGTAAAAAAATATTTTGCGAAAGATGATCCAATGGGTCAATCATTGACTTTGTACAACCAGTTTGGTAAAGCAACCTATGTTGTAGAAGGGGTGTATGAAATACCTGAGAATTCAGACATCCGGTTTGATATGGTTTTTTCGCTGGCAACATTGAAAAATCCTGCTAACCTCAACGGAAATGATTGGGCCGAACTTGATAATCTCAATTCACAATACATCAATACCTATTTCCGGTTAAGTGAAGGTGCTGATCATAAACTACTGGAACAAAAATTAACCACACTCAGAACACAGCTTAAAAAAGATAAAGATGGATTGCAGTTTCGTTTGCAATCATTTGCCAATGTGCATTTGCCCGCATCGTTCAGCGATTATTATCAAACAAGCGGCAATCTGAAATATGTGTACATCCTTGGTATTATTGCGTTATTGATTCTTGCAATAGCATGGTTTAACTATATCAATCTTTCAACCGCTAATTCATTGAAACGTGCCGGTGAAGTTGGAGTACGAAAAGTAGTAGGTGCATCCCGTCAATCGCTGGTGATGCAGTTCCTCGGCGAATCGTTATTGGTAAACCTGATTGGATTTGGGCTGGGCTTGTTGATCGTTCAACTTATCCAACCATTGTTCAATGATATTGTTGGCAAAGAGCTTTCGTTGTCGTCCTTGTTATATACAAAAACATGGATGATCGGATTGCTGCTGCTGATAACAGGCTCATTGCTTTCCGGTGCTTATACTGCTTTCAGTCTGTCGGGTTTCAATCCTATTGAGACATTGAAAGGTAAATTTATCAAAACAACAAAGGGCGTGGTGTTACGAAAGTCGCTGGTTGTTTTTCAGTTTGCCATTTCAATTGGCTTACTGCTCGTTACTGCATTTATTTATCAGCAATTAAATTATATGCAGAATAAGAACCTTGGCGTAAATACAGAACAATTGCTGGTGATCCGCGGCCCGCAGGTGGGGCGTGACAGTACGTATAAAGACCGAAGGAATGCATTCGTTAATATGATCGCTCAACAGAGTTTTGTAAAAGATTATGCGTTGAGTGGCAGCGTGCCGGGTAATGGATTCAATTTTGCGACATCAGGTTTCACTCAGCCGGGTTCACGAAAGGGAGATGAGTTTAAATCGTTTTCATTTACATTGATCGATGATCGCTATCTCAATACTTATCAGATCGGCTTGGCAGGTGGTCGCACATTTACACAGGCAGAAACTATGGTGGAGTGGAATGACAATGATAAAGTGCTGATGAATGAAAAAGCGATTGAAGAGCTGGGCTTTAAATCGGTAGAAGATGCTTTGAATACAAAAATACAATGGGATGAGCGTAAGCTGCAGATTGTGGGAGTGGTAAAGAATTACCATCATACCGGTTTACAACGTGCCATTGAACCGATCATTTTCTATCCGCAAAGCAACAGTGCTTACTTTACTGTACGACTGAGTTCAGATAAAATACAGGACAACGTAGCCAGGCTGGAGAAGTTATTTAAGTCCTATTTCATCAACAATCCATTTGAGTATTTTTTTGCGGATGATAATTTTAATAAACAGTATATCACCGAACAACAGTACAGTCGCCTGTTTACAACTGCATCGGTATGGGCCATCATCATTGCCTGTTTGGGATTGTTTGGATTGGCTACTTATACTGTTGAATCAAGAACAAAAGAAATTGGTGTACGCAAAGTGTTAGGCGCAAGTGTACTCACCATTGCACAATTATTATCAAAAGATTTTTTGCGGCTGGTTCTTCTTGCATTTGTAATTGCTACACCTGTTGCGTGGTTTGCAATGAATAAATGGTTACAGGATTTTGCTTATCGCATCAATTTGTCATGGTGGGTATTTGTAGTAGCTGGTATTGCTGCACTGGGCATTGCAGTTATTACCATAAGTTTCCAGGCAATCAAAGCGGCCGTAGCTAACCCGGTAAAAAGTTTACGAACAGAATAA
- a CDS encoding ABC transporter permease produces MIRNFLKVAWRNLWKNKLFSFINIVGLGLAIPFALLSLMQVQSAYEFDNFHPYPERTFRIITDVTDNVGTKTKYALSPVAASEQLKQGYPYIEQSTFVVRDFGWQLNNRLKTIDVNSIYVEPGFFDMFGFQLDKGTKPVEPNTLVLTKEKAEVFFGTGDPVGKTLSHPDYGEFTVTGVLKPYKRNTHLRSDIMVSMATYKRISKDTVLASLSGFTYVLLKPGLQDKNLDAALAAISSKLNKQAASLSQKQTLQFRKQYISKLAPDFDDLRGNAYVESLLDLAVNFGFALALLLLAGFNYVNLTLARSLSRSKEVGVRKVAGALRYQLVWQFICEAILVALLALIVGFIMLKLMEQFSYVNWFAWDVDNKIVIWVVFIVFAVFIGMLAGFIPARILSSFQPAKVLKGTISPSSFGKMGLRNTLVVIQFVATSLFIFLTATLYSQFKYMATDNENFNREQIYNISLNGDYRLLKNDIAANKSVERVGMVSTPFGGSSAQCAIKKNNQEKNIEASYYAADADFVTNMNLQIIAGKNLPSSVGDSISDFVLVNEQALAWLGLGIPQEAIGKVIHLNNSRQVTIHGVVKDFCYYVYQFQTKPLVLQYNPSQFHVLSIKTKTAVEDAVFKSEINNIWKKYHPHEELAFSNYQKDLYDRYFPGRDMRFMGMFCVVVLVIAVMGLLGIVTYHTERRVKEIGIRKVMGASVPAIIKELSRSFVKLIIISAGIALPVSYMAGYVFINLFTYNDGINILMLCLLFCSIFTIALFTIIYKSMQAAAANPVKNLRTE; encoded by the coding sequence ATGATCAGGAATTTTCTAAAAGTAGCATGGCGTAACCTGTGGAAGAATAAATTATTCTCCTTTATCAACATAGTGGGGCTGGGGCTTGCGATTCCATTTGCATTACTGAGTTTAATGCAGGTGCAAAGTGCGTATGAGTTTGATAATTTTCATCCTTATCCCGAACGTACATTCAGGATCATTACAGATGTAACAGATAATGTGGGCACAAAAACAAAATATGCTCTGTCGCCGGTTGCCGCATCAGAACAATTAAAACAAGGCTATCCCTATATTGAACAATCCACCTTTGTGGTGCGTGATTTTGGTTGGCAGTTAAACAACCGTTTGAAAACGATCGATGTAAACAGCATTTATGTAGAACCCGGTTTCTTCGACATGTTTGGATTTCAGTTGGATAAAGGCACAAAACCCGTTGAGCCAAACACATTGGTGTTAACGAAAGAAAAAGCTGAAGTGTTTTTCGGAACTGGTGATCCTGTTGGTAAAACACTCAGCCATCCCGATTATGGCGAGTTTACAGTAACAGGTGTATTAAAACCTTATAAACGTAATACGCATTTACGTAGCGACATCATGGTTTCAATGGCTACCTATAAGCGTATATCAAAAGATACAGTGCTTGCATCATTGAGTGGGTTCACTTATGTATTACTCAAGCCAGGACTTCAAGACAAAAACCTTGATGCTGCATTAGCAGCTATTTCTTCTAAATTAAATAAACAAGCTGCATCGCTTTCCCAGAAACAAACGCTTCAATTCAGAAAACAATACATCAGCAAACTCGCTCCTGACTTTGACGATCTGCGTGGGAATGCTTATGTAGAATCGTTACTTGACCTAGCTGTTAACTTTGGTTTTGCATTGGCGTTGCTCTTGTTGGCCGGCTTTAACTATGTGAATCTAACATTGGCCCGTTCATTAAGTCGTTCAAAAGAAGTAGGTGTGCGCAAAGTTGCAGGTGCATTGCGTTATCAATTGGTGTGGCAGTTTATTTGCGAAGCAATTCTGGTTGCATTGCTTGCATTGATAGTTGGTTTTATTATGCTCAAACTCATGGAGCAGTTCAGTTATGTAAACTGGTTTGCGTGGGATGTTGATAATAAAATTGTTATTTGGGTTGTGTTCATTGTCTTCGCCGTTTTTATCGGCATGCTTGCTGGTTTTATTCCTGCAAGAATACTTTCAAGCTTTCAACCGGCAAAAGTGTTGAAGGGAACAATAAGTCCGTCTTCATTTGGTAAGATGGGTTTACGAAACACCCTCGTTGTTATCCAGTTTGTAGCAACTTCTCTTTTTATTTTTCTTACCGCAACGTTGTACAGCCAGTTTAAATACATGGCAACAGATAATGAAAATTTTAACCGGGAACAGATTTACAATATTTCGCTTAATGGTGATTACAGGTTGTTGAAGAATGATATTGCAGCGAACAAATCCGTGGAGCGGGTAGGGATGGTTTCAACTCCATTTGGCGGGAGCTCGGCTCAATGTGCCATCAAAAAAAATAACCAGGAAAAAAATATTGAAGCTAGCTATTATGCTGCAGATGCTGATTTTGTGACCAACATGAATTTGCAGATCATTGCGGGTAAAAATCTTCCATCATCAGTCGGCGATTCAATTTCTGATTTTGTATTGGTTAACGAGCAGGCATTGGCATGGTTGGGCTTAGGTATACCGCAGGAAGCGATCGGTAAAGTGATTCACTTAAATAACAGCCGCCAGGTTACCATTCATGGTGTAGTAAAAGATTTCTGCTACTACGTGTACCAGTTTCAAACAAAGCCACTGGTGTTACAATACAATCCATCACAGTTTCATGTGTTGAGCATTAAAACCAAAACAGCTGTGGAAGATGCTGTATTTAAAAGTGAGATTAACAACATTTGGAAAAAATATCATCCACATGAAGAACTGGCATTCTCCAATTATCAAAAAGATTTGTATGATCGTTATTTTCCCGGACGAGATATGCGGTTCATGGGAATGTTTTGCGTTGTTGTGTTAGTGATTGCGGTAATGGGTTTATTGGGTATTGTTACCTATCATACAGAAAGACGTGTGAAAGAGATTGGCATACGTAAGGTAATGGGTGCATCAGTACCTGCGATCATAAAAGAATTATCAAGGAGTTTTGTAAAGCTCATTATTATTTCTGCCGGCATTGCATTGCCTGTTAGTTATATGGCAGGTTATGTTTTCATCAACCTGTTTACATATAATGATGGGATCAATATCCTGATGTTGTGCCTGCTCTTCTGCAGTATTTTCACCATAGCCTTGTTTACCATTATCTATAAATCAATGCAGGCAGCAGCAGCTAACCCGGTTAAAAATTTACGAACAGAATAA